TAAATCCGTTACAGTCCGTCCTTTCAAGTCAAAAGGAAGCGTGAAAGATTGTAAATTTTCGGTCGGATTTATGAGTATGACCACGGAACGGTTTTGATTATATTTCAAGTAGGCAACGATGTTTGCATTTTCGCTTGTATCCAAAAATTTGAACATCCCGTCATTGGCCAGTAACCGTTCTTCTTTCCTTAACCGAATCAATTCCTTCACTTCATTTAAAAGCTCGCCATTTTGTTTTTCTTCTTCCCAGACCATGCATTTACGGCATCCTGGATCCATGCTGCCGGTTAAGCCTATCTCATCTCCATAATAGATGCAGGGGCTCCCATTGAAGGTCAGCAGGATGGCATGGATAAGTTTGGCTCGTGCCAAGTCCTCCCCACAATCAGTAAAGATCCGCGGCGTATCATGGCTTCCGAGCAGATTGAACGTCACGTCAAAAACATTGGTCGGATAGCTATGATAGATTGCAGTCATCTCTTCAATGAATTCACGGGCATTGATGGTTTGTGAAGCGACCAGGCGAAAAACTTGGTTGGTGAACGGGTAATTCATCACAGCATCAAACTGGTCGCCGCGCAGCCAGGGCATGGAGTCATGCCAGATTTCACCAAGAATATAAAGGTCTGGCTTGATTTCTTTGACCGCTGTCCTGAATTCACGCCAGAAAGGATGGTCAACTTCATTGGCGACATCCAGTCGCCAGGCATCTATATCAAATTCTTTGATCCAATAGGTCGAAACCTCGAGTAAATATTGCTTCACCTCCGGATTCGCTGTATTCAATTTCGGCATCGATTCGAAGAAGCCGAAAGTTTCATAATTCGGTCTTTCCCCTCCTTTAAGAGGGAATCCGTGAGGATGGAACCAGTCCTTATATTTGGAATCCTCTCCCTTCTCGAGCAAATCCTGAAACGGGGGAAAGTAATACCCGCTATGATTAAAAACGGCATCCAGCATAACACGGATACCACGGGAGTGGCACTCTCGTATAAGTGTTTTCAATATTTCCTTCGAACCGAATTGGGGATCGATTTTTCGGTAATCGATTGTATCGTACTTGTGATTGGAATGGGCCTCGAAGATCGGTGTGAAATAAATGCCGTTTATGCCAAGGTCTTCAAGATGATCCAAATGTTCAATGATCCCTTCAAAATCACCTCCAAAAAAATTATCCACTGTCGGTTCTTCGCTCCCCCAAGGCTTTACACCTTCAGGGTCGTTATCATGGTTGCCGTTCGCAAATCTTTCTGGGAAAATTTGATACCAAATAGTATCTTTGACCCATTCAGGTGCACCGAATATTTCATTTTGATGCAAGTAAGGAATGGCGAAATAGCTACCTGGATCCCTTGGAACTTCATTGAAAAAACCCTTTTCGGTATAAATGGCCGTTTCATCTCCTGAGCTGATCTGGAAGCCATAGCGAATTCTTCGG
This genomic stretch from Peribacillus muralis harbors:
- a CDS encoding glycoside hydrolase family 13 protein, coding for MEFSAIHHRPTDNFAYTIDTETLHIRLRTKKHDISSVELIFGDPYISDKGKWLYEEQAMSLSGRDAHYDYWDVYVLPPYRRIRYGFQISSGDETAIYTEKGFFNEVPRDPGSYFAIPYLHQNEIFGAPEWVKDTIWYQIFPERFANGNHDNDPEGVKPWGSEEPTVDNFFGGDFEGIIEHLDHLEDLGINGIYFTPIFEAHSNHKYDTIDYRKIDPQFGSKEILKTLIRECHSRGIRVMLDAVFNHSGYYFPPFQDLLEKGEDSKYKDWFHPHGFPLKGGERPNYETFGFFESMPKLNTANPEVKQYLLEVSTYWIKEFDIDAWRLDVANEVDHPFWREFRTAVKEIKPDLYILGEIWHDSMPWLRGDQFDAVMNYPFTNQVFRLVASQTINAREFIEEMTAIYHSYPTNVFDVTFNLLGSHDTPRIFTDCGEDLARAKLIHAILLTFNGSPCIYYGDEIGLTGSMDPGCRKCMVWEEEKQNGELLNEVKELIRLRKEERLLANDGMFKFLDTSENANIVAYLKYNQNRSVVILINPTENLQSFTLPFDLKGRTVTDLRTKAAVKERQIDLDGYQYKILTFNH